From one Streptomyces sp. NBC_01478 genomic stretch:
- a CDS encoding amylo-alpha-1,6-glucosidase produces the protein MTDRHHLLVHGGTFAAVGDGGDISGVRGGSSPDGLFVRDARHLSRWQLTVDGAVPEALTPVADGDMARCVLVPRGGRQEPPAHTLFREQAVGDGAFVESLKVTSNRPVPTTVRLAVTADADFTDQFELRSDYRTYAKIGATRSRQVLEDGVEFAYQRGEWRSCTTVTAEPAPDGVEETGTGARRMVWTLDLEPHGTAELALRVMARPHGDKRALRVPRSPAALNDQLIALEGEYVQGVSFPTGWPELAAACARGLSDLASLQVPATGPDGEELRVPAAGAPWFLTLLGRDALLTSLFALPYRPQLAAATLPALAATQATAVGPESVSQPGKIVHEVRHGELAHFGQVPYGRYYGSVDATPLFLVLLGAYVEQTGDTALARRLEPNARAAIGWMLDHGGLTSRGYLVYRADQGGLANQNWKDSPGAICGADGTRASGPVMAAGAQGYAYDALRRTAQLARTVWEDETYAALLEQAAADLRDRFQRDFWMREHSFPALALDGEGRQVDALASDAGHLLWSGLLDKEYGELVGRRLLAPDFFSGWGVRTLASGQAAYHPLSYHRGSVWPHDNALITLGLARYGLHDEARTVAHALVDAATATGHRLPEVLAGYGRDTHPEPVPYPHACVRESRSAAAPLALLTAVGGA, from the coding sequence ATGACGGACCGGCATCATCTGCTCGTGCACGGCGGGACGTTCGCAGCCGTGGGCGACGGCGGGGACATCAGCGGCGTACGGGGCGGCAGTTCCCCGGACGGGTTATTCGTACGGGACGCCCGGCACCTGAGCCGCTGGCAGTTGACGGTCGACGGCGCGGTGCCGGAGGCACTGACGCCGGTGGCCGACGGGGACATGGCGCGCTGTGTCCTGGTCCCGCGAGGCGGCCGCCAGGAGCCGCCGGCACACACGCTCTTCCGTGAACAGGCCGTGGGCGACGGCGCGTTCGTCGAATCTCTGAAGGTGACCAGCAACCGACCGGTGCCGACGACGGTCCGGCTCGCGGTCACCGCGGACGCCGACTTCACGGACCAGTTCGAACTCCGCTCCGACTACCGCACCTACGCGAAGATCGGCGCCACCCGCTCCCGCCAAGTCCTCGAGGACGGCGTGGAGTTCGCCTACCAGCGCGGCGAATGGCGTTCTTGTACGACGGTCACGGCCGAGCCCGCGCCGGACGGCGTCGAGGAGACCGGCACCGGCGCCCGCCGCATGGTGTGGACCCTGGACCTCGAACCGCACGGCACCGCCGAGTTGGCGCTGCGCGTGATGGCCCGCCCGCACGGCGACAAGCGCGCGCTGCGGGTACCGCGCTCGCCGGCCGCCCTGAACGACCAGCTCATCGCGCTGGAGGGCGAGTACGTCCAGGGCGTCTCCTTCCCCACCGGCTGGCCGGAGTTGGCCGCGGCCTGCGCCCGGGGCCTGTCGGACCTGGCCTCGCTCCAGGTACCGGCGACGGGCCCGGACGGCGAGGAGCTGCGGGTACCGGCGGCGGGGGCACCGTGGTTCCTGACCCTGCTGGGCCGGGACGCCCTGCTGACGTCATTGTTCGCCCTCCCCTACCGCCCCCAACTCGCCGCCGCCACGCTCCCGGCGCTCGCGGCGACGCAGGCGACGGCCGTGGGCCCGGAGTCGGTCTCCCAGCCCGGCAAGATCGTGCACGAGGTGCGGCACGGCGAGTTGGCGCACTTCGGGCAGGTGCCGTACGGGCGTTACTACGGCTCGGTCGACGCGACCCCGCTGTTCCTGGTGCTGCTCGGCGCGTACGTGGAACAGACCGGCGACACGGCCCTGGCCCGGCGCCTGGAGCCCAACGCCCGCGCAGCGATCGGCTGGATGCTGGACCACGGCGGCCTGACCTCGCGCGGCTATCTGGTCTACCGCGCCGACCAGGGCGGCCTGGCCAACCAGAACTGGAAGGACTCCCCCGGCGCCATCTGCGGGGCCGACGGCACCCGCGCAAGCGGTCCGGTGATGGCGGCGGGGGCCCAGGGGTACGCGTACGACGCACTGCGCCGCACGGCTCAACTCGCCCGCACGGTATGGGAGGACGAGACGTACGCGGCCCTCCTGGAACAGGCCGCGGCGGACCTGCGGGACCGTTTCCAGCGGGACTTCTGGATGCGGGAGCACTCGTTCCCGGCGCTGGCACTGGACGGCGAGGGCCGGCAGGTGGACGCGCTGGCGTCGGACGCGGGCCATCTGCTCTGGTCCGGCCTCCTCGACAAGGAGTACGGCGAACTGGTCGGCCGCAGGCTCCTGGCACCGGACTTCTTCTCGGGCTGGGGAGTCCGCACCCTGGCGTCGGGCCAAGCGGCATACCACCCTCTCTCGTACCACCGAGGTTCGGTCTGGCCGCACGACAACGCGCTGATCACGCTGGGCCTGGCCCGCTACGGCCTGCACGACGAGGCCCGTACGGTCGCGCACGCGCTGGTCGACGCGGCGACGGCGACCGGGCACCGCCTCCCGGAGGTGCTCGCGGGCTACGGCCGCGACACCCACCCGGAGCCGGTCCCGTACCCGCACGCGTGTGTGCGGGAGTCCCGTTCGGCGGCGGCTCCGTTGGCGCTGCTCACGGCGGTCGGGGGCGCGTGA
- a CDS encoding sulfatase-like hydrolase/transferase: MEMPNTLGQLRLMEFARIPAEAIMAAVILLSLPRRARIAVAAFFGALVGAIAVLNMFDMGFNEYLGRHFNIILDWSLFGDARGYLKDTFGGAATQVITVGLIALIVVLIVLVALATVRLSNVLVTYKAHATRATLIAGTVWITCSALALEYHGIPLAADHTAGVIKYQVRAVQETLRDEAEFKKVAKVDAFGNTPGSELVPDLRGKDMIFTFIESYGRSAIEDPIMAPGVDATLAADTKALSKAGFAAKSGWLTSATYGGSSWLGHSTTMSGLWVSNQQRYRTVMASDHLSLTDAFKKTGAFDTVGVMPGIQKGWPEQSFYGLDKVYNAFQLGYQGPKFSWSTMPDQYALQQFQNQVHSKPRTDGKSLMSLLILTSSHQPWAPIPKLVPWDQLGNGSIFDSIEKAGNKASSVVTDTTKSRQEYGKSIQYSVNSLTQWLERYGNDNTVLVFLGDHQPIARVSGNHASRDVPISIVAKDPKVLEKIDSWNWSDGLRPAHNAPVWKMSDFRDKFLTAYGSTPHPKKN, translated from the coding sequence ATGGAGATGCCGAACACGCTGGGGCAGTTGCGGCTCATGGAGTTCGCGCGGATTCCCGCCGAGGCGATCATGGCGGCGGTGATTCTGTTGAGCCTGCCGCGGCGGGCGCGGATCGCGGTCGCCGCGTTCTTCGGCGCGCTCGTCGGTGCCATCGCCGTGCTGAACATGTTCGACATGGGCTTCAACGAATACCTGGGCCGGCACTTCAACATCATCCTGGACTGGAGCCTGTTCGGGGACGCCCGCGGGTATCTGAAGGACACGTTCGGCGGGGCGGCCACGCAGGTCATCACGGTCGGCCTCATCGCCCTGATCGTCGTGCTGATCGTCCTCGTCGCGCTGGCGACGGTCCGGCTCAGCAACGTCCTGGTGACCTACAAGGCCCACGCGACCCGGGCCACCCTGATCGCCGGCACGGTCTGGATCACCTGCTCCGCGCTCGCCCTGGAGTACCACGGCATCCCGCTCGCCGCCGACCACACCGCCGGAGTCATCAAGTACCAGGTACGCGCGGTGCAGGAAACCCTGCGCGACGAGGCGGAGTTCAAGAAGGTCGCGAAGGTCGACGCCTTCGGCAACACCCCGGGCAGCGAGCTCGTCCCCGACCTGCGCGGCAAGGACATGATCTTCACCTTCATCGAGAGCTACGGCCGTAGCGCGATCGAGGACCCGATCATGGCGCCCGGCGTCGACGCGACCCTCGCCGCCGACACCAAGGCCCTGTCGAAGGCCGGCTTCGCCGCGAAGAGCGGCTGGCTGACCTCGGCGACCTACGGCGGCAGCAGTTGGCTCGGCCACTCCACCACCATGTCGGGCCTGTGGGTCAGCAACCAGCAGCGCTACCGCACGGTGATGGCCAGCGACCACCTCAGCCTGACCGACGCCTTCAAGAAGACCGGCGCCTTCGACACCGTCGGCGTGATGCCGGGCATCCAGAAGGGCTGGCCGGAACAGAGCTTCTACGGCCTCGACAAGGTCTACAACGCCTTCCAACTCGGCTACCAGGGACCGAAGTTCAGTTGGTCGACGATGCCCGACCAGTACGCGCTCCAGCAGTTCCAGAACCAGGTGCACAGCAAGCCGCGCACCGACGGCAAGTCGCTGATGTCCCTGCTGATCCTGACCTCCAGCCACCAGCCCTGGGCGCCGATCCCGAAGCTCGTCCCCTGGGACCAGTTGGGCAACGGTTCGATCTTCGACTCGATCGAGAAGGCCGGCAACAAGGCGTCCAGCGTCGTCACCGACACCACCAAGTCCCGCCAGGAGTACGGCAAGTCGATCCAGTACTCGGTGAACTCCCTCACCCAGTGGCTGGAGCGCTACGGCAACGACAACACCGTGCTCGTCTTCCTCGGCGACCACCAGCCCATCGCCCGCGTCAGCGGCAACCACGCCAGCCGTGACGTCCCGATCTCGATCGTCGCCAAGGACCCCAAGGTCCTTGAGAAGATCGACAGTTGGAACTGGTCCGACGGCCTGCGCCCCGCCCACAACGCCCCGGTGTGGAAGATGAGCGACTTCCGCGACAAGTTCCTGACCGCCTACGGCTCGACGCCCCACCCGAAGAAGAACTGA
- the dusB gene encoding tRNA dihydrouridine synthase DusB — protein sequence MSTPVSLPAPPAVSPLQIGPHTVSPPVVLAPMAGITNAPFRTLCREFSGGKGLFVSEMITTRALVERNEKTMQLIHFDATEKPRSVQLYGVDPATVGKAVRMIAEEGLADHIDLNFGCPVPKVTRKGGGSALPYKRNLLRAILKEAVSGAGDLPVTMKMRKGIDDDHITFLDAGRIAVEEGVTSIALHGRTAAQHYGGTADWDAIARLKEHVPEIPVLGNGDIWSARDALRMVRETGCDGVVVGRGCLGRPWLFADLVAAFEGREQDVLEPSLREVADVMVRHATLLGEWIGDEARGVIDFRKHVAWYLKGFAVGSEMRKRLAITSSLAELRSGLDELDLDQPWPAGADGPRGRTSGNNRVVLPDGWLKDPYDCAGIGEDAELDTSGG from the coding sequence ATGTCCACGCCCGTGTCCCTGCCCGCGCCGCCGGCCGTTTCGCCTTTGCAGATCGGCCCGCACACCGTCTCGCCGCCCGTCGTCCTGGCCCCCATGGCCGGGATCACCAACGCGCCCTTCCGCACCCTGTGCAGGGAGTTCAGCGGCGGCAAGGGGTTGTTCGTCAGCGAGATGATCACAACCCGGGCGCTGGTCGAGCGCAACGAGAAGACCATGCAACTGATCCACTTCGACGCGACCGAGAAGCCGCGTTCGGTCCAGTTGTACGGCGTGGACCCGGCGACCGTCGGCAAGGCCGTCCGCATGATCGCGGAGGAGGGGCTCGCCGACCACATCGACCTCAACTTCGGCTGCCCCGTGCCGAAGGTCACCCGCAAGGGCGGCGGCTCCGCGCTGCCGTACAAGCGGAACCTGCTGCGGGCGATCCTGAAGGAGGCCGTCAGCGGAGCCGGTGACCTGCCCGTCACGATGAAGATGCGCAAGGGCATCGACGACGACCACATCACGTTCCTCGACGCCGGCCGTATCGCCGTCGAGGAGGGCGTCACGTCCATCGCGCTGCACGGGCGCACGGCCGCCCAGCACTACGGCGGCACGGCGGACTGGGACGCGATCGCCCGGCTGAAGGAGCATGTGCCGGAGATCCCCGTGCTCGGCAACGGCGACATCTGGTCGGCGCGGGACGCGCTGCGGATGGTGCGGGAGACCGGGTGCGACGGGGTCGTGGTCGGGCGCGGGTGCCTGGGGCGGCCCTGGCTGTTCGCCGACCTCGTGGCCGCGTTCGAGGGGCGTGAACAGGACGTCTTGGAGCCGTCGTTGCGCGAGGTCGCGGACGTCATGGTGCGGCACGCGACGCTGCTCGGGGAGTGGATCGGGGACGAGGCGCGGGGCGTCATCGACTTCCGTAAGCACGTCGCCTGGTACCTGAAGGGCTTCGCGGTCGGCAGCGAGATGCGCAAGCGGCTCGCCATCACCTCGTCCCTCGCCGAACTCCGGTCCGGGCTGGACGAGTTGGACCTCGACCAGCCCTGGCCCGCGGGCGCGGACGGGCCCCGCGGCCGTACGTCCGGCAACAACAGGGTGGTGTTGCCGGACGGTTGGCTGAAGGACCCGTACGACTGCGCGGGGATCGGCGAGGACGCGGAGCTGGACACGTCCGGAGGCTGA